The following are encoded in a window of Dioscorea cayenensis subsp. rotundata cultivar TDr96_F1 chromosome 16, TDr96_F1_v2_PseudoChromosome.rev07_lg8_w22 25.fasta, whole genome shotgun sequence genomic DNA:
- the LOC120278971 gene encoding plant UBX domain-containing protein 4-like — METRGISAEEETLVDSFCAITSSSRDEARFFLESHNWALEQAIHSFYEDQQDPGDPLGTDEEDYLAAVAAEAQPPHQNPLPPPSAPIAAMSGSSKDKKPSGSRPGIRTLADLNRQSGPGSDSDSDGPQEYYTGGEKSGMLVQDPTKGGNHDVNSIFDQARQMGATQGPFEQHPSSSSRSFTGTGRLLTGETVPSVPPPPENILHNIYFWTNGFSVNDGPLRRFDDPENAAFLESIKRSDCPKELEPADRRSSVHVNLIRREENYPEPVRRQTPFQGVGRTLGGGSSTDSAPASASPTTTPSSPPPVGLSVDESLPSTAIQLRLADGTRMIARFNTHHTISDIRAFIDASRPGATRTYQLQTVDFPPKQLTDMTQTIEQAGLANSVVIQKR; from the exons ATGGAAACCAGAGGAATTTCGGCGGAGGAGGAAACCCTAGTGGACTCCTTCTGTGCGATCACATCCTCGTCTCGAGACGAAGCTCGATTCTTCTTGGAATCCCACAATTGGGCTCTCGAGCAAGCGATCCATTCATTCTACGAAGATCAGCAGGATCCCGGCGACCCCCTCGGCACTGACGAGGAGGATTACCTTGCCGCCGTAGCCGCTGAAGCTCAGCCGCCGCACCAGAACCCTTTGCCGCCTCCTTCCGCTCCGATCGCCGCCATGAGTGGGAGTTCTAAGGATAAGAAGCCCTCTGGCAGCCGCCCTGGCATTCGTACGCTTGCTGATCTGAATCGGCAGTCTGGACCTGGGTCTGATAGCGATTCCGATGGACCTCAGGAGTATTACACTGGGGGTGAGAAGAG TGGAATGCTTGTTCAAGATCCTACGAAGGGTGGGAATCATGATGTGAATTCAATCTTTGATCAAGCTAGGCAGATGGGAGCTACACAGGGACCCTTTGAGCAACATCCATCTTCAAGCTCAAGAAGTTTCACTGGGACTGGTAGGCTGCTCACAGGTGAAACAGTACCATCTGTCCCCCCTCCCCCAGAAAATATCCTTCACAATATCTACTTTTGGACCAATGGATTCAGTGTAAATGATGGTCCACTGAGGAGGTTTGATGACCCTGAGAATGCTGCCTTTTTAGAG AGCATCAAAAGATCTGATTGTCCTAAAGAACTTGAGCCAGCAGACAGGAGGTCCAGTGTCCATGTTAATCTCATCAGAAGAGAAGAAAATTATCCT GAACCTGTTAGACGCCAAACTCCATTCCAAGGTGTTGGAAGAACGCTTGGCGGCGGATCATCCACTGATTCTGCTCCGGCATCTGCTTCTCCTACCACCACTCCCAGCTCTCCTCCTCCTGTCGGCCTTTCAGTGGACGAGTCCTTGCCATCCACAGCAATACAACTCAGATTGGCAGATGGTACACGTATGATCGCCCGCTTCAATACTCATCACACAATATCTGATATTCGGGCATTCATCGATGCATCAAGGCCTGGAGCTACAAGAACCTACCAACTTCAAACCGTCGATTTTCCACCAAAACAACTTACTGACATGACCCAGACGATTGAACAAGCCGGACTTGCCAATTCAGTTGTTATCCAGAAGCGTTAG